A genomic region of Methanotorris formicicus Mc-S-70 contains the following coding sequences:
- the bioD gene encoding dethiobiotin synthase: protein MIFVTGIDTGVGKTYVSSILAENLKKMGVNVGYLKPVETGGREDTLTLNILKTDDDLDLMNPINLKLPLSPNIAFEVENIPLTLDEIKEKIKNAYETLKERHDFLIVEGAGGVCVPIKENFLMSDLIKFLDLDAVVVSRPNLGTINHTLLTVEHLRNKGINVRGVIINCITDLSEVLYYEKTFETIEKVGNIEIIGIVKSREDFEIDFDKIM, encoded by the coding sequence ATGATATTTGTAACAGGAATAGACACTGGTGTAGGAAAAACTTATGTCTCATCAATTTTGGCAGAGAATTTAAAGAAAATGGGCGTTAATGTTGGATATTTAAAGCCAGTTGAGACAGGAGGGAGAGAAGATACCTTAACTTTAAATATCCTAAAGACAGATGATGATTTGGATTTGATGAACCCCATTAATTTAAAACTTCCTTTGTCCCCAAATATTGCATTTGAAGTTGAAAACATCCCATTAACTTTGGATGAGATAAAAGAGAAAATAAAGAACGCCTATGAAACTTTAAAAGAGAGGCATGATTTTTTAATTGTTGAAGGGGCCGGGGGAGTTTGTGTTCCAATAAAAGAGAACTTTTTAATGAGTGATTTGATTAAGTTTTTGGATTTGGATGCAGTTGTTGTTTCACGGCCTAATTTAGGGACTATTAACCACACTTTATTGACTGTTGAGCATTTGAGAAATAAGGGGATTAATGTTAGAGGAGTTATTATCAACTGCATAACTGATTTGAGTGAGGTTCTATATTATGAGAAAACCTTTGAAACAATTGAGAAAGTTGGGAATATTGAGATAATTGGAATTGTTAAAAGTAGGGAAGATTTTGAGATTGATTTTGATAAAATAATGTAA
- a CDS encoding universal stress protein: MLYKKIVVPTDGSEVSMEAARHAIEIGKLMKAEIYAIYVVDIAPFIGLPTEGLWETMKEILNEEGEKALKKVKKMSEECGVNVKCEILEGVPANEIVEFAEKKRADIIVMGTSGKTGLDRFLLGSVAEKVIRNAHCPVLIVKKQEKEE; this comes from the coding sequence ATGTTATACAAAAAAATCGTTGTCCCTACTGATGGCTCAGAAGTTTCTATGGAAGCAGCAAGGCATGCTATTGAAATAGGAAAATTGATGAAGGCGGAAATTTATGCAATATATGTGGTAGATATAGCCCCGTTTATTGGACTCCCAACTGAGGGGTTATGGGAAACGATGAAGGAAATCTTAAATGAAGAGGGAGAAAAAGCACTAAAAAAGGTTAAAAAAATGTCTGAAGAATGTGGGGTAAATGTGAAATGTGAAATTTTAGAGGGGGTTCCTGCAAATGAAATCGTTGAATTCGCAGAAAAGAAAAGGGCAGATATCATAGTCATGGGAACCTCTGGAAAAACAGGATTGGATAGGTTTTTGTTGGGTAGTGTTGCTGAAAAGGTTATAAGAAACGCTCATTGTCCAGTTTTGATTGTTAAAAAACAGGAAAAAGAAGAATAA
- a CDS encoding RNase J family beta-CASP ribonuclease, which translates to MQLEVIAIGGYEEVGRNMTAVNVDGEIVIFDMGIRLDRVMIHEDTDISKMHSLNLIEMGVIPNDTVMKHVEGEVKAIVLTHGHLDHIGAITKLAHRYNAPIIGTPYTLELVKREILSEKKFDVRNPLVTLNPGETKDLTPNLSLEFIRATHSIPDSVFAALHTPYGAILYANDFKFDNFPVVGERPDYRALKRLGKNGVICMISESTRVDHEGKTPSEIIAANLLKNDLLGTDNEGKGVVVTTFSSHIARIKSITEIAVKMDRIPILLGRSMMKYCGIAEDIGIVEFPEGTRMYGDPSAIDSALRTIAKEGKENYLLIVTGHQGEEGAVLSRMATNKTPYQFEKHDQVVFSADPIPNPINAAQRYMLESRLKLLGVRVFKGAHVSGHAAKEDHRDMIRWINAEHIIPSHGDFNLTASYTKLAEEEGYRLGEDVHLLRNGQCLSFERII; encoded by the coding sequence TTGCAATTAGAGGTTATTGCTATTGGTGGTTATGAGGAAGTTGGTAGAAACATGACTGCCGTTAATGTAGACGGAGAAATTGTAATTTTTGATATGGGAATAAGGTTAGATAGAGTAATGATTCATGAAGATACCGATATCTCAAAAATGCATAGTTTGAATTTAATTGAGATGGGTGTTATTCCAAACGATACAGTAATGAAACATGTTGAAGGTGAAGTTAAGGCTATTGTTTTAACACACGGGCATTTAGACCACATCGGTGCAATAACAAAATTGGCACATAGATATAACGCACCAATAATTGGAACCCCATACACACTTGAACTTGTTAAAAGAGAGATATTGAGTGAGAAAAAATTTGATGTTAGAAATCCATTGGTAACTCTAAATCCCGGAGAAACAAAAGATTTAACACCTAACTTATCATTAGAATTTATAAGAGCAACCCACAGTATCCCAGATTCTGTTTTTGCTGCTTTACATACCCCTTATGGAGCAATTTTGTATGCAAATGACTTTAAATTTGACAACTTCCCAGTTGTTGGGGAGAGACCAGATTATAGGGCATTAAAAAGATTGGGGAAAAATGGGGTTATCTGCATGATTTCAGAGAGTACGAGGGTAGATCATGAGGGGAAAACCCCATCAGAAATCATTGCCGCTAATTTATTAAAAAACGACTTACTTGGAACAGATAATGAAGGAAAGGGTGTTGTTGTAACAACATTCTCATCCCACATAGCAAGGATAAAATCCATAACAGAAATTGCTGTAAAAATGGATAGAATCCCCATTTTGTTGGGAAGGAGTATGATGAAGTATTGTGGTATTGCAGAAGATATTGGAATCGTTGAGTTTCCAGAAGGGACAAGAATGTACGGAGATCCATCAGCAATTGATAGTGCATTAAGAACCATTGCAAAAGAAGGTAAAGAAAATTATTTATTAATTGTCACTGGGCACCAGGGGGAAGAAGGTGCTGTTTTATCAAGAATGGCAACAAACAAAACCCCATATCAATTTGAAAAACACGATCAAGTTGTATTCTCAGCAGACCCAATTCCAAACCCAATAAACGCTGCCCAAAGGTATATGCTTGAGTCGAGATTAAAGTTACTCGGGGTGAGAGTGTTTAAAGGGGCACACGTATCTGGACACGCTGCAAAAGAGGACCACAGAGATATGATAAGATGGATTAATGCAGAGCATATAATCCCTTCACATGGAGACTTTAATTTAACAG
- the fni gene encoding type 2 isopentenyl-diphosphate Delta-isomerase: MVNQDIEVRKLEHILVCNYCDVEYKKGTLLDNVELIHRGIPECDLEDIETSIKLFGKTLDAPIIVAGMTGGHSKAKEINKNIAIAIEELNLGMGLGSQRAAIANEELIDTYSIVREYTNSLVIGNLGAVNFIKDGWNEEIIDKAVEMIDADAIAIHFNPLQEAIQPEGDVNFKGMEILRNIISSYKNNHKNIPFIAKQVGEGFSKEDAEIISSFGFDAIDVGGSGGTSWAAVELYRIKDEEFRELAENFTNWGIPTAASIFEVRSVFNKTLIATGGIRNGIDIAKSIAIGADCCGIALPILKAALKSPEEVVKVLEKFIKELKIAMFLTGCDSVEKLKKAPYIVKGELKDWISQRLD; this comes from the coding sequence ATGGTTAATCAAGATATTGAAGTAAGGAAGTTAGAACACATATTGGTTTGTAATTACTGCGATGTTGAATACAAAAAAGGAACACTCCTTGATAATGTTGAACTTATACATAGAGGCATTCCAGAGTGTGATTTGGAAGATATAGAAACCTCAATCAAATTGTTTGGAAAAACATTGGATGCTCCAATTATTGTTGCTGGAATGACTGGAGGACATAGTAAAGCAAAAGAAATTAACAAAAATATAGCAATAGCAATAGAAGAACTCAACTTAGGGATGGGTTTAGGTTCCCAAAGGGCTGCTATAGCAAATGAGGAATTAATCGATACCTATTCCATTGTTAGAGAATATACTAACTCATTAGTTATTGGAAACTTAGGAGCAGTTAATTTCATAAAAGATGGATGGAATGAAGAGATTATTGATAAAGCAGTTGAAATGATAGATGCTGATGCTATTGCAATACACTTTAATCCACTACAAGAGGCTATTCAGCCAGAAGGTGACGTAAATTTCAAAGGTATGGAGATTTTAAGGAATATTATTTCTTCATACAAAAATAACCATAAAAACATCCCATTCATCGCAAAACAAGTGGGAGAAGGATTTTCAAAAGAAGATGCTGAGATAATAAGTAGTTTTGGCTTTGATGCCATTGATGTTGGCGGTAGTGGAGGAACTTCTTGGGCTGCGGTGGAGTTGTATAGGATAAAAGATGAGGAATTTAGGGAATTGGCAGAGAACTTTACAAATTGGGGAATTCCAACTGCTGCATCAATATTTGAGGTTAGAAGTGTTTTTAATAAAACTCTCATTGCCACTGGCGGAATAAGGAATGGAATAGATATAGCAAAGTCCATAGCCATTGGTGCAGATTGCTGTGGAATTGCTTTACCAATATTAAAGGCAGCATTAAAGAGTCCAGAAGAAGTAGTGAAGGTTTTAGAAAAATTTATAAAAGAACTAAAAATTGCCATGTTCTTAACTGGATGCGATAGTGTTGAAAAACTAAAAAAAGCCCCATACATTGTCAAAGGAGAATTGAAAGATTGGATTTCTCAGAGGTTAGATTGA
- a CDS encoding valine--tRNA ligase, with amino-acid sequence MEMPKDYPPIVIEKEIQKKWEESKIYKFDRGDEKRPPYIIDTPPPYPTGRMHLGHALNWTYMDIIARFKRMSGYNVLFPQGWDCHGLPTEVKVEEIHGITKSDVDRHKFRELCIELTEQNIKRMREQVKSLGISIDWDREYITMKPEYVRKSQVAFVRMYNDGLIYRGKHPVNWCPRCQTAIAFAEVEYKERESKLNYIKFPYADDESKYLTIATTRPELMAACVGIVVHPEDERYKDVIGKKVRVPLFNQEVTVYPDEDVEMEFGTGVVMVCTFGDKTDVVWVNRHGLDVKKAIDESGCLTEICGKYAGLRTEEARVKIIEDLKKENYLIKQEPIKQNVGVCWRCKTPIEIIVGDQWFVNIRKLAPEIEKVANELKWVPEHMKTRLLNWIKDMDWDWCISRQRIFATPIPVWYCKKCGKIIVAKEGDLPIDPTKECPYTCECGNDDLIPETDVLDTWMDSSITPMVITKWLDDEEFFKKHYPVHLRPQGHDIIRTWAFYTIVKSIALTKKKPWDEIVINGMVFGEDGHKMSKSRGNVVEPDEITEKYGADALRLWASNSVIGDDVPFAWKEVDYGYRFLRKFWNACRFAKMNIDDELIEELKKEEIKTDNPVDLWILSKLQKLIKRVTEDLEAYRFNTIVEIQKFVWHEFCDNYIEMIKHRLYSKDEDEESKLQAQWTLYYVISNLLKLIAPFTPHFADYVGEIYKVDNLHFSWPKVRGEFISDKNEYIGEVAKNAVASIRRFKANKGMPLNAPLNVVEIYTNDKDAYEGLLKSQEDIKGAMKINELKIIFGKPTLEQKIVEVIPNKSKIGPEFKKNAKNVMDFIKNADEETIEKILSEGLETEWGRITKEHIKDVKRAIVSEGEVVEAVNIEDVVDTIAIIR; translated from the coding sequence ATGGAAATGCCAAAGGACTATCCACCAATTGTAATAGAGAAAGAAATTCAAAAGAAGTGGGAAGAAAGCAAAATTTACAAATTTGATAGGGGGGATGAGAAAAGACCACCTTATATTATAGATACTCCCCCACCATACCCAACAGGAAGAATGCACTTAGGTCATGCATTGAACTGGACTTATATGGATATAATAGCGAGATTTAAGAGAATGAGTGGATATAATGTTCTCTTTCCTCAAGGTTGGGATTGTCACGGATTGCCTACAGAGGTTAAGGTTGAGGAAATTCATGGCATAACAAAATCAGATGTTGATAGGCATAAATTTAGAGAACTCTGTATTGAATTAACAGAACAAAACATCAAAAGAATGAGGGAGCAGGTAAAATCCCTCGGTATTTCAATTGATTGGGATAGGGAATATATAACAATGAAACCAGAGTATGTGAGAAAGTCCCAAGTTGCATTTGTTAGGATGTATAATGACGGTTTAATTTATAGAGGGAAGCACCCAGTAAATTGGTGTCCAAGATGTCAGACAGCAATTGCATTTGCTGAGGTAGAATATAAGGAGAGAGAATCAAAATTAAACTACATAAAATTCCCTTATGCTGATGATGAAAGTAAATACTTAACCATTGCAACAACAAGACCAGAGTTAATGGCTGCATGTGTTGGGATTGTTGTCCACCCAGAGGATGAGAGATACAAGGATGTAATTGGAAAGAAGGTTAGAGTGCCTTTATTCAACCAAGAGGTTACCGTTTATCCTGATGAGGACGTTGAGATGGAGTTTGGTACTGGGGTTGTAATGGTTTGTACATTTGGGGATAAGACAGACGTTGTTTGGGTAAATAGGCATGGATTAGATGTTAAGAAGGCAATTGATGAGAGTGGATGCCTAACTGAAATTTGTGGAAAATATGCGGGATTAAGAACAGAAGAAGCAAGGGTAAAGATAATTGAGGACTTGAAGAAAGAGAACTACTTAATAAAACAAGAACCAATAAAGCAGAATGTTGGTGTATGTTGGAGATGTAAGACACCAATTGAAATTATTGTAGGAGACCAGTGGTTTGTAAATATTAGAAAACTCGCCCCAGAAATAGAGAAGGTAGCAAATGAATTAAAATGGGTTCCAGAACACATGAAGACAAGGTTGTTGAATTGGATTAAGGATATGGATTGGGACTGGTGTATAAGTAGGCAGAGAATCTTTGCTACACCAATACCAGTTTGGTACTGTAAGAAATGTGGAAAAATTATCGTTGCTAAGGAAGGGGACTTACCAATAGACCCAACAAAAGAATGCCCATACACTTGTGAGTGTGGAAACGATGATTTAATTCCAGAGACGGATGTTTTAGACACATGGATGGATTCATCAATAACACCAATGGTAATTACAAAGTGGTTAGATGATGAGGAATTCTTCAAAAAACACTACCCAGTTCATTTAAGACCACAAGGACACGACATTATAAGGACATGGGCATTCTATACAATAGTAAAATCCATAGCATTAACTAAAAAGAAACCATGGGATGAGATTGTTATAAATGGAATGGTGTTTGGTGAAGATGGGCATAAGATGAGTAAGAGTAGGGGTAATGTCGTTGAGCCAGATGAGATAACGGAGAAGTATGGGGCAGATGCTTTAAGATTGTGGGCAAGTAATAGTGTAATTGGGGATGATGTTCCATTTGCATGGAAAGAGGTTGATTATGGATACAGGTTTTTGAGGAAGTTCTGGAATGCGTGCAGGTTTGCTAAGATGAATATTGATGATGAATTGATTGAGGAACTTAAAAAAGAAGAAATAAAAACAGATAATCCAGTTGACTTATGGATTTTAAGCAAATTGCAAAAACTCATCAAAAGAGTTACAGAGGACTTAGAGGCATACAGATTTAACACAATAGTTGAGATTCAAAAGTTCGTATGGCATGAGTTTTGCGACAATTACATTGAGATGATTAAGCATAGGTTATACAGCAAAGATGAAGATGAAGAATCAAAATTACAAGCACAATGGACATTATACTATGTAATAAGCAATTTATTGAAATTAATAGCACCATTCACACCACACTTTGCTGACTATGTTGGAGAGATTTATAAGGTAGATAATCTCCACTTCTCATGGCCAAAGGTTAGAGGGGAGTTCATTAGCGACAAAAATGAATATATTGGAGAAGTTGCTAAGAATGCAGTTGCTTCAATAAGGAGATTCAAAGCAAACAAGGGAATGCCTTTAAATGCACCATTGAATGTTGTTGAGATTTACACAAATGACAAAGATGCTTATGAAGGTCTTTTAAAATCCCAAGAGGACATAAAAGGAGCGATGAAAATAAATGAATTAAAAATAATATTCGGAAAACCAACATTAGAGCAAAAGATTGTTGAAGTTATTCCAAACAAATCAAAAATAGGTCCAGAATTCAAGAAGAATGCAAAGAACGTCATGGACTTCATCAAAAATGCAGATGAGGAGACCATTGAGAAAATATTGAGTGAAGGATTAGAGACAGAATGGGGAAGAATAACAAAAGAGCACATAAAAGACGTCAAGAGGGCAATTGTAAGTGAAGGGGAAGTTGTTGAGGCAGTAAATATTGAGGATGTTGTGGATACAATAGCAATCATCCGCTAA